Proteins from a single region of Hymenobacter sp. GOD-10R:
- a CDS encoding SDR family NAD(P)-dependent oxidoreductase → MTTPTKTAVVTGANSGIGLALTQKLLAEGYRVVGTSRSGQIADFSHPNLSVVTLDVTSDESIVQAVAAIGQLAPSIDVLVNNAGVGSDLGTIVPERQLLRDTFATNVDGTMLFTEPMLPLVRDGGQIIFLSSKMGLPAFAAPDSPAYRVSKAAINMYAAILAERVAERGITVTPMHPGWVQTRMGGDSAPFTVEQSAAGLFRGIQARPESGKFWNIETDSLVA, encoded by the coding sequence ATGACTACCCCAACTAAAACGGCCGTCGTAACCGGCGCGAATAGTGGCATCGGCCTAGCCCTCACCCAAAAATTGCTGGCCGAAGGCTACCGTGTTGTCGGCACCTCCCGCTCGGGCCAGATTGCCGATTTCAGCCACCCCAACTTATCCGTTGTAACCCTGGACGTAACCAGCGATGAGAGTATCGTCCAGGCCGTGGCCGCAATCGGCCAGCTGGCACCAAGCATTGACGTGCTCGTAAACAACGCCGGCGTAGGCTCCGATCTAGGCACCATCGTGCCGGAGCGTCAACTCCTGCGCGACACCTTCGCCACGAACGTGGACGGCACCATGCTCTTCACCGAGCCCATGCTGCCGCTGGTGCGCGACGGCGGTCAGATTATCTTCCTCTCTTCCAAGATGGGCCTGCCCGCCTTCGCTGCGCCCGATAGCCCGGCTTATCGCGTCTCCAAAGCGGCCATCAACATGTACGCGGCCATCTTGGCCGAGCGCGTGGCCGAGCGCGGCATCACCGTGACGCCCATGCACCCAGGTTGGGTGCAGACCCGCATGGGCGGCGACAGCGCCCCCTTTACAGTAGAGCAATCGGCCGCCGGGCTGTTCCGCGGCATCCAGGCCCGGCCCGAAAGCGGCAAGTTCTGGAACATCGAAACTGACAGCTTAGTCGCTTAA
- a CDS encoding zinc-binding alcohol dehydrogenase family protein yields the protein MRNNASSMYYGSAAKSLAASVLSPVFPLVMKAAVLYSPGSAEQFRLEERPVPVPAAGQVLLRVRAFGLNRSELMTRKGLSPGVQFPRVLGIECVGEVVQDPSGTYQPGQQVAALMGGLGRDFDGSYAEYTVVPKTILYPFRSRLPWAQLGAIPEMFQTAYGSLHLALQIQPGQTLLIRGGTSSVGLLATQLANLDGLTVLATTRRADRAALLTANGAAHVLVDDGQLREQVRALFPQGVDRALELVGATTLRDTLTSLKPGGVGCMTGMLSESWTIPDFAPMEFIPATVGLTIYDSGQVTAPAEALQAFIDSVEADRVQLGIGRTFSLDDLVAAHHLMDSNAAGGKLVVIP from the coding sequence ATGCGCAACAACGCTTCGTCGATGTACTATGGCAGCGCGGCTAAGTCGTTGGCCGCATCCGTCTTGTCTCCTGTTTTTCCCTTGGTTATGAAAGCAGCTGTTTTATATAGTCCCGGTTCCGCCGAGCAGTTTCGCTTGGAAGAGCGGCCAGTACCGGTGCCCGCTGCCGGGCAAGTGCTGCTCCGGGTGCGAGCCTTCGGGCTAAACCGCTCGGAGCTGATGACTCGCAAAGGCCTGTCGCCGGGCGTGCAGTTTCCCCGCGTGCTCGGCATCGAATGCGTCGGCGAAGTGGTCCAGGATCCTTCGGGTACGTATCAGCCCGGCCAGCAGGTGGCAGCGCTGATGGGCGGCTTGGGCCGGGACTTCGACGGCAGCTATGCCGAGTATACGGTCGTACCCAAGACCATCCTGTATCCCTTTCGTAGCCGGCTACCTTGGGCCCAGCTCGGAGCCATCCCGGAGATGTTTCAGACGGCGTATGGCTCGCTGCACTTGGCCCTGCAAATCCAGCCGGGTCAGACGTTGCTCATTCGCGGGGGCACTTCGTCCGTCGGCCTGCTAGCCACGCAGTTGGCAAACCTCGATGGCCTCACGGTGTTGGCTACTACCCGCCGTGCTGATCGGGCGGCCCTGCTCACGGCCAACGGCGCGGCCCACGTGCTGGTCGATGATGGCCAGCTGCGCGAGCAGGTGCGGGCCTTGTTTCCACAAGGCGTTGACCGCGCGCTGGAACTAGTGGGGGCCACCACCCTGCGCGATACGCTCACCAGCCTGAAGCCCGGCGGCGTGGGCTGCATGACGGGTATGCTCTCCGAAAGCTGGACCATTCCCGACTTTGCCCCGATGGAGTTCATCCCGGCCACGGTGGGGCTGACCATTTATGATAGTGGTCAGGTAACGGCTCCCGCCGAGGCGCTGCAGGCGTTTATCGACTCCGTCGAAGCGGATCGGGTGCAGCTCGGCATCGGGCGCACCTTTTCACTTGACGACCTGGTGGCCGCCCACCACCTGATGGACAGCAATGCGGCCGGGGGCAAGTTGGTCGTAATTCCCTAA
- a CDS encoding L-histidine N(alpha)-methyltransferase, protein MYDTIVESAFRRDVVQGLSASQKTLSSKYFYNAAGDELFRQIMACPEYYLSRAEEQLLRDHSAAMVRACAKRLGYFDIVELGAGDGSKTVHLLREALQQGCIHQYIPIDIPASSVDYLLHTLAPQLPGLAIEGIVGEYLPALDQALTASQRPKLVLFLGATIGNLLPAEAWAFCWQLRERLRPGNLLLVGFDLKKDPATILAAYNDQAGLTSAFNLNLLQHINDELGGNFEVGAFAHYPVCDPATGACKSYLISQCAQRVTLDDGTAFEFAPGEAIYMEVSQKYSVAEIEELGRTARFLSVHTFFDAQQRFVDVLWQRG, encoded by the coding sequence ATGTACGATACCATCGTGGAATCCGCTTTTCGCCGGGACGTAGTGCAGGGCCTGTCCGCCTCGCAAAAGACCTTATCCTCCAAGTATTTCTACAACGCCGCTGGGGACGAGCTGTTCCGGCAAATTATGGCCTGCCCGGAATACTACTTGAGCCGGGCAGAGGAGCAGTTGCTACGCGACCACAGCGCGGCTATGGTGCGCGCCTGCGCCAAACGCCTCGGTTACTTCGACATTGTCGAGTTAGGGGCTGGTGACGGCTCCAAAACCGTCCATTTGTTGCGCGAAGCCTTGCAGCAAGGCTGCATCCACCAGTATATCCCAATTGATATTCCAGCCAGCAGCGTGGACTACCTGCTCCACACGTTGGCTCCGCAGCTCCCAGGGCTGGCTATCGAAGGCATTGTAGGCGAGTATCTACCAGCTTTAGACCAGGCCTTGACGGCCAGCCAGCGTCCCAAGCTCGTGCTATTTCTCGGCGCCACCATCGGCAACCTGCTGCCAGCCGAGGCGTGGGCGTTTTGCTGGCAGCTGCGCGAGCGGCTGCGTCCCGGCAACCTGCTGTTAGTGGGCTTCGACCTGAAAAAAGATCCGGCTACCATTCTGGCCGCCTACAATGACCAGGCGGGCCTCACCAGCGCCTTCAACCTGAACCTGCTCCAGCACATCAACGACGAGCTAGGGGGAAATTTTGAGGTAGGCGCCTTCGCGCACTACCCGGTGTGTGACCCGGCCACGGGAGCCTGCAAAAGCTATCTTATCAGCCAGTGTGCGCAGCGCGTCACGCTAGATGACGGCACCGCGTTTGAGTTCGCGCCGGGTGAGGCCATCTACATGGAGGTATCGCAGAAGTACAGCGTGGCGGAAATAGAGGAACTAGGCCGAACGGCCCGTTTCCTTTCCGTACACACCTTTTTCGATGCGCAACAACGCTTCGTCGATGTACTATGGCAGCGCGGCTAA
- the egtB gene encoding ergothioneine biosynthesis protein EgtB produces MTLREKYQHLRARTEAICQGLEAEDFVVQPIGDVSPPKWHLGHTTWFFETFVLLPHAPGYAVFNAQYNYVFNSYYETVGARVVRTDRGNLSRPTVADVRRYRAYVDDAMGVFLTTEQAFSSALRELLILGLNHEEQHQELLITDIKYILGHNPLLPMYPTHYDKPAVPDVAAGQWVSVPEGVYEIGATGQEDFCFDNELGRHKVYLPAYQLQRELVSNAEYLAFIEAGGYADFRYWHAAGWEWVKAQGIQAPLYWHQLAGQWHYYTPEGLAPLSLGQPVCHLSYYEAWAYAQWRGLRLLTEAEWEVAAPLLNWGSRWEWTESAYLPYPGFTKAESAIGEYNGKFMVDQLVLRGASEATTPGHSRPTYRNFFQAPARWQFTGLRLARYN; encoded by the coding sequence ATGACATTACGAGAAAAGTATCAGCACCTGCGGGCACGCACCGAAGCCATTTGCCAGGGACTGGAAGCGGAGGATTTCGTGGTGCAGCCCATTGGGGACGTGAGCCCACCGAAGTGGCACCTGGGGCACACCACTTGGTTTTTTGAAACGTTCGTGCTGCTGCCCCACGCGCCGGGCTACGCGGTTTTCAACGCGCAGTACAACTACGTGTTCAACAGTTACTACGAGACGGTTGGGGCCCGCGTGGTACGCACCGACCGGGGCAACCTCAGCCGCCCGACGGTAGCCGATGTCCGCCGCTACCGTGCCTACGTGGACGACGCCATGGGCGTGTTTCTGACCACTGAGCAGGCCTTTAGTTCCGCGTTGCGCGAGCTGCTGATACTTGGTTTGAACCACGAGGAGCAACACCAGGAACTGCTCATCACGGACATCAAGTACATCCTGGGCCACAACCCCTTGCTGCCCATGTATCCCACGCATTACGACAAGCCGGCGGTACCGGACGTGGCAGCCGGGCAGTGGGTGAGCGTGCCGGAAGGCGTGTACGAAATTGGTGCTACGGGCCAGGAGGACTTTTGCTTTGACAACGAGCTAGGCCGCCACAAGGTGTATCTGCCCGCCTATCAGCTGCAGCGCGAGCTGGTCAGTAACGCTGAGTACCTAGCCTTCATCGAGGCCGGGGGGTACGCCGATTTTCGTTACTGGCACGCGGCCGGTTGGGAATGGGTGAAGGCGCAGGGAATTCAGGCTCCGCTCTACTGGCATCAACTCGCTGGCCAGTGGCACTACTACACGCCCGAGGGTCTTGCCCCGCTGTCTCTCGGCCAGCCCGTGTGTCACCTCAGCTACTACGAAGCCTGGGCCTACGCGCAGTGGCGCGGCCTGCGTCTGCTCACCGAAGCCGAGTGGGAAGTAGCCGCGCCACTGCTTAACTGGGGTAGCCGCTGGGAGTGGACGGAAAGCGCCTACCTCCCCTACCCGGGCTTCACCAAAGCCGAAAGTGCCATTGGCGAGTACAACGGCAAGTTCATGGTCGACCAGCTGGTTCTGCGAGGGGCTTCCGAGGCCACCACGCCAGGCCACAGCCGCCCCACGTACCGCAACTTTTTTCAAGCGCCGGCGCGCTGGCAGTTCACGGGCCTGCGCCTGGCTAGGTACAACTAA
- a CDS encoding nuclear transport factor 2 family protein has translation MQPHSPTQAAEQLLAQYAEALNTAHPLLLPALYTADGVFMPNGVASLPAGVLPGQGEKFFAKSRLHIRYAVEEVTGNGEYAFVQATARTATTDLTTGQEVTRTSRDFFVLRQEGQDWKIYRYLFNSVRE, from the coding sequence ATGCAACCGCACTCCCCCACGCAGGCTGCCGAGCAACTGCTGGCCCAGTACGCCGAGGCCCTAAATACGGCTCATCCCCTCCTGCTACCCGCCCTCTACACCGCCGACGGCGTGTTTATGCCCAATGGCGTGGCCTCGCTGCCCGCCGGCGTGTTGCCGGGCCAGGGCGAGAAGTTCTTCGCCAAGTCGCGCCTGCACATCCGCTACGCGGTGGAGGAGGTGACCGGGAACGGCGAGTATGCCTTCGTGCAGGCCACGGCCCGCACCGCCACTACGGACCTAACCACCGGCCAGGAAGTGACCCGCACCAGCCGGGACTTCTTCGTGCTGCGCCAGGAAGGCCAAGACTGGAAAATCTACCGCTACCTGTTCAACAGCGTACGGGAGTAG
- a CDS encoding PPC domain-containing DNA-binding protein, giving the protein MRVSFFQHLAATALLVASSALATQAQDYISLTTGKPVELGKAPNMKVKLLSTSGQVKTYVLIFSKGDEIVSGLTEFAQKYNVKSAHYQAIGDALSVKVGVFDYGRKAFKVIPFNDPIEVTSLTGDVAVYNGKPVAHTHVNLATFDGLLHGGHLFELVSGPTVELFVTVEPTPLYKKLNTEFDAAIIDPELTK; this is encoded by the coding sequence ATGCGCGTTTCCTTCTTCCAACACCTCGCCGCTACGGCCTTGCTCGTGGCCAGCAGCGCCCTGGCCACCCAGGCGCAGGACTACATCTCGCTCACCACCGGCAAGCCCGTGGAGCTGGGCAAGGCGCCTAACATGAAAGTAAAGCTGCTAAGCACCAGCGGGCAGGTAAAAACCTACGTGCTGATTTTCTCGAAGGGCGACGAAATCGTGTCGGGCCTGACGGAGTTCGCGCAGAAATACAACGTCAAGAGCGCGCACTACCAGGCCATTGGCGATGCTCTATCGGTCAAGGTGGGAGTGTTCGACTACGGCCGCAAAGCCTTTAAGGTCATCCCCTTCAACGATCCCATTGAGGTGACCTCGCTAACGGGCGACGTGGCCGTGTACAACGGCAAGCCGGTGGCCCACACGCACGTTAACCTAGCTACGTTCGATGGCCTCCTCCACGGCGGGCACCTGTTCGAGCTGGTTTCCGGCCCCACCGTGGAGCTATTTGTGACCGTGGAGCCCACGCCGCTCTACAAGAAGCTCAATACCGAGTTCGATGCGGCCATCATTGATCCAGAATTAACCAAGTAA
- a CDS encoding alpha/beta hydrolase, whose amino-acid sequence MSRHLLFFFLLLTTVAFGQQRPAKPLRAFMQATPSPKGAIQYGNNPKAGHYAQAGDAKIYYEVYGKGRPFVLLHGGMLGSTYEMHQFIDSLSRKYQVIAISTRGHGKSELGTAPLTYEQRAGDVLAVLKATTRDSAIVLGFSDGGFAGYKLASMYPERVRKLITIGASEVTAGQRQFDFSPQQALALDSAYVRQQQSLMLQPQRLGKMFTQVATLYNHLTVDRALMQSIQCPVLVMAGDRDEGNPVDRMYRTAQDLRRGQLGIIPNAGHGAFLSNFPAVWAGVVPFIK is encoded by the coding sequence ATGTCACGGCACCTGCTGTTTTTCTTTCTTCTCCTAACCACTGTCGCCTTCGGCCAGCAACGGCCGGCCAAGCCCCTACGGGCTTTTATGCAGGCCACCCCCTCCCCAAAGGGCGCCATTCAGTACGGTAATAATCCCAAGGCCGGGCACTACGCCCAGGCTGGCGATGCCAAGATTTACTACGAGGTGTACGGCAAGGGCCGGCCCTTCGTGCTGCTGCACGGCGGCATGCTAGGCTCGACCTACGAGATGCACCAGTTCATCGACAGCCTCTCGCGCAAATACCAGGTGATTGCCATTTCCACGCGCGGCCACGGCAAGTCGGAGTTGGGCACCGCGCCGCTCACCTACGAGCAGCGGGCAGGCGACGTGCTGGCCGTCCTCAAGGCCACCACCCGCGACAGCGCCATCGTGCTGGGCTTCAGCGACGGAGGCTTCGCGGGCTACAAGCTAGCCAGCATGTACCCCGAGCGGGTGCGCAAGCTCATCACCATCGGCGCCAGCGAGGTGACGGCCGGCCAGCGGCAGTTCGACTTCAGCCCCCAGCAGGCCCTGGCCCTCGACAGCGCCTACGTGCGCCAGCAGCAGTCGCTGATGCTTCAGCCGCAGCGCCTGGGCAAGATGTTTACCCAGGTGGCCACCCTGTACAACCACCTGACCGTGGACCGCGCCCTCATGCAGTCCATCCAGTGCCCGGTGCTGGTGATGGCCGGCGACCGGGACGAAGGCAACCCCGTGGACCGGATGTACCGCACGGCCCAGGACCTACGCCGCGGCCAGCTCGGCATCATTCCGAACGCCGGACACGGCGCCTTCCTCAGCAACTTCCCGGCCGTGTGGGCCGGGGTGGTACCGTTCATTAAGTAA
- a CDS encoding Crp/Fnr family transcriptional regulator, giving the protein MDTSPSPLKALSQYFRNDYFPLTQQEEEELTRHFTERKVKRRSFLLQEGEVCRYASFVVAGCFKLYAVDKSGKEHNLLFAVENEWITDLASFYAEQPTRVYIEAVEPATVLQIKRDDLLDLFTRYHKFDRNFRILVERGYIDLQNRILQSISATAEERYQNFLTQYPHWANRLPNTQIASYLGITPEFLSKVRKDRATKA; this is encoded by the coding sequence TTGGATACATCTCCTTCTCCGCTCAAGGCGCTCAGCCAGTATTTCCGCAACGACTATTTTCCCCTCACTCAACAAGAAGAAGAGGAGTTGACGCGGCATTTTACGGAGCGGAAGGTGAAGCGCCGGAGCTTCCTATTACAGGAGGGTGAGGTGTGCCGGTACGCCAGCTTCGTAGTGGCCGGGTGCTTTAAACTGTACGCCGTCGATAAGAGCGGCAAGGAGCACAACCTGCTCTTTGCCGTGGAAAATGAATGGATCACCGATTTGGCCAGCTTTTACGCCGAGCAGCCCACCCGTGTGTACATCGAAGCCGTGGAGCCGGCGACGGTGCTGCAAATCAAGCGCGACGATCTGCTCGACCTGTTCACGCGCTACCATAAGTTCGACCGCAACTTTCGCATCCTCGTCGAGCGAGGGTACATCGACCTGCAGAACCGCATACTGCAAAGCATCAGTGCCACGGCCGAGGAGCGATATCAAAACTTCCTAACGCAGTACCCCCACTGGGCCAACCGCTTACCCAACACGCAGATTGCTTCCTATCTCGGCATCACGCCGGAGTTCCTTAGCAAAGTCCGCAAAGACCGGGCTACCAAAGCCTGA
- a CDS encoding SgcJ/EcaC family oxidoreductase: MKKSSLIAATLLLSLTTGFSHANGRSDKLPAAVTVADNDKAAIEKVITAYRDALKEANVSKVVALYTKDAVLMPPAAPTAVGQQQVKATYEYVFNAIKLDINFTIDDIVVNGNNAFVRSTSKGTATVNANGQTGPEENRELFVFQKVGGQWKIARYMYNKTK, translated from the coding sequence ATGAAGAAATCCTCACTCATTGCCGCCACGCTTCTCCTGTCTCTAACCACTGGTTTCAGCCACGCCAACGGCCGGTCAGATAAGCTACCTGCTGCGGTAACAGTTGCCGACAACGACAAAGCAGCCATCGAGAAAGTCATTACTGCCTACCGCGACGCGCTGAAGGAAGCCAACGTGAGCAAAGTTGTGGCGCTCTACACCAAAGACGCCGTGCTGATGCCGCCCGCCGCTCCCACCGCCGTGGGCCAGCAGCAGGTGAAAGCCACCTACGAGTACGTGTTCAATGCCATTAAGCTGGACATCAACTTCACCATCGACGACATCGTGGTAAACGGCAACAACGCCTTTGTTCGCTCCACCTCGAAAGGCACGGCGACCGTCAACGCCAACGGCCAGACCGGGCCGGAAGAGAACCGCGAGCTGTTCGTCTTCCAGAAGGTAGGGGGCCAGTGGAAAATTGCCCGCTACATGTACAACAAAACGAAATAG
- the panB gene encoding 3-methyl-2-oxobutanoate hydroxymethyltransferase — protein MSQHKEVKLITTHQLQAMKQRGEKISMLTAYDYSMARILDEAGTDVLLVGDSAANVMAGHETTLPITLDQMIYHAQSVVRGTQRAFVAVDLPFGSYQGNSSEALRSAVRVMKESGAHGLKLEGGAEIKDSVLRILAAGIPVMGHLGLTPQSIYKFGTYTVRAKEEAEAQKLLEDAKLLEELGCFAVVLEKIPAALGRQVAEQLTIPVIGIGAGPHVDGQVLVVHDVLGITKEFKPRFLRRYAELGDLMHQAVTQYVSDVKSRAFPSDAEGY, from the coding sequence ATGTCCCAACACAAAGAAGTTAAGCTCATTACCACCCACCAGTTGCAGGCCATGAAGCAGCGCGGCGAAAAGATTTCCATGCTCACGGCTTACGATTACTCAATGGCCCGGATTCTCGACGAGGCTGGCACCGATGTATTGCTCGTCGGCGACTCGGCCGCCAACGTCATGGCTGGCCACGAAACGACACTGCCCATCACCTTGGACCAGATGATCTATCACGCCCAAAGCGTGGTACGCGGCACCCAGCGGGCCTTTGTGGCGGTGGACTTGCCCTTCGGCTCCTACCAAGGCAATTCGTCGGAGGCCCTGCGCTCGGCCGTGCGCGTGATGAAGGAAAGCGGCGCGCACGGCCTGAAGCTGGAGGGCGGAGCCGAAATTAAGGACAGCGTCCTACGCATTCTAGCGGCGGGTATTCCGGTGATGGGCCACCTGGGTCTCACGCCACAGAGCATCTATAAATTCGGCACCTACACGGTGCGGGCCAAGGAGGAAGCCGAAGCCCAAAAGCTCCTCGAAGATGCCAAGCTACTCGAGGAACTGGGCTGCTTCGCCGTGGTGCTGGAAAAGATTCCAGCCGCGCTAGGCCGGCAGGTAGCTGAGCAGCTGACCATTCCCGTCATCGGCATTGGAGCCGGCCCGCACGTAGATGGGCAGGTGCTGGTGGTGCACGACGTGCTGGGCATCACCAAAGAATTTAAGCCGCGCTTCCTGCGTCGTTACGCCGAGCTGGGCGACCTGATGCACCAAGCCGTGACTCAGTACGTCAGCGACGTAAAAAGCAGGGCCTTTCCCTCGGATGCGGAAGGGTATTAA
- a CDS encoding MFS transporter, which translates to MKKAEPLPLFKTWVPEWVIRAVLFWALLPPFLLLGLYAGSAAEVAGYYGVEPADVQFSILLYYAGLVAFLPFDPHLGSYLRLRDYLALSVVLLVTLVGLAGWVRDFRLLLVLRFLQGTVACTIVTPLLSLIFSRLHTTRARAMGYAIFYGGLLASAPLGTILSWSVLDRYPVPALFHVFLLLVVPGALLLLLLLNGVRTRRRLPLTQLEWPSWVLLSAALLGLSYLASYGQQLYWLESPVAWLALGLVTVGGGAFGWRQWHLKRPYIHLGVFRYRTFRVGLALFMVFYFFRGTTNIAAAYFTGVLHVDARQMVLLQAATLLGIVLGVSVVVRFVLLGTPLRRLLVVGFVLLLTHHVWMYLLFGPAQGLSVFLLPMLLQGLAVGVVLVPLALFTMGGLPPQLATAGTFAAVAFRNLGFVGSLAVTSVLQPYWRTAQLDRFRADLLPSASEVAVRVQGLQQTLQGKGLALETAQRGATSLLARTLETQTLLRYCLNYFGLVSLGIMALLVVLLVLPPLHRQAVTFRQRPL; encoded by the coding sequence ATGAAAAAAGCTGAACCACTGCCGCTTTTCAAGACGTGGGTGCCCGAGTGGGTTATCCGAGCCGTACTCTTTTGGGCGCTGCTGCCACCGTTTCTGCTGCTGGGTCTCTACGCTGGCAGCGCGGCCGAGGTGGCGGGCTACTACGGGGTGGAACCGGCCGACGTGCAGTTTTCGATATTACTCTACTACGCAGGCCTAGTGGCGTTTCTGCCCTTCGACCCGCATCTGGGTAGCTACCTGCGCCTGCGCGACTACTTGGCGTTGAGCGTAGTATTATTGGTGACATTAGTGGGCCTGGCTGGCTGGGTGCGCGATTTTCGGCTGCTGTTGGTGCTGCGCTTTTTGCAGGGCACCGTGGCCTGCACCATCGTCACGCCGCTGCTGTCGCTGATTTTTTCGCGGCTGCATACCACCCGGGCCCGGGCCATGGGCTATGCCATTTTCTACGGGGGACTGCTGGCCTCGGCACCGCTGGGCACCATACTGAGTTGGTCGGTGCTTGACCGCTACCCCGTGCCGGCTCTCTTTCACGTATTTCTGCTGCTGGTAGTGCCCGGTGCGCTACTGTTGCTGCTACTCCTCAATGGTGTGCGCACCCGCCGGCGCCTACCGCTCACTCAATTGGAGTGGCCTAGCTGGGTGCTGCTGAGTGCCGCGCTGCTGGGGCTATCTTATTTGGCTTCCTACGGCCAGCAGCTTTACTGGCTGGAAAGCCCGGTGGCTTGGCTAGCGCTGGGGCTAGTCACGGTAGGCGGCGGAGCCTTCGGGTGGCGGCAATGGCACCTGAAGCGGCCCTACATCCACCTTGGCGTGTTTCGCTACCGTACCTTTCGCGTGGGGCTGGCGCTGTTCATGGTGTTCTACTTTTTTCGGGGGACCACCAACATTGCGGCAGCCTACTTCACCGGAGTACTGCACGTTGATGCCCGGCAGATGGTGCTGCTACAAGCCGCCACGCTACTTGGTATTGTGCTGGGGGTGAGTGTGGTGGTTCGTTTCGTGCTGCTGGGTACGCCCTTGCGTCGGCTGCTAGTCGTGGGATTTGTGCTGCTGCTCACTCACCACGTGTGGATGTACTTGCTCTTTGGACCGGCGCAGGGGCTAAGCGTTTTCCTGCTTCCCATGTTGCTGCAGGGCTTGGCCGTGGGAGTTGTGCTGGTCCCACTGGCTTTGTTCACGATGGGCGGGCTGCCGCCGCAGCTGGCCACAGCGGGCACCTTCGCGGCGGTGGCGTTTCGCAACTTGGGCTTCGTAGGCTCACTGGCCGTCACCAGCGTGTTGCAGCCCTACTGGCGTACGGCCCAGCTTGACCGGTTCCGGGCCGATTTGCTGCCCAGCGCCAGTGAAGTGGCTGTCCGCGTGCAAGGCCTGCAGCAAACCTTGCAGGGCAAGGGGCTGGCCTTGGAAACGGCCCAGCGCGGTGCCACCAGCCTGCTAGCCCGCACCCTCGAAACCCAAACCCTACTTCGCTACTGCTTGAATTACTTCGGCTTGGTCAGCCTGGGTATTATGGCCCTGCTCGTGGTGCTGCTGGTGCTGCCGCCGCTACACCGGCAGGCCGTCACGTTCCGGCAAAGGCCCTTGTAG
- a CDS encoding HlyD family secretion protein — MIQPTTSPQRTDRLVARITTTIASLLVLALLVWGSRIGWQMLHYESTDDAQVEEYINPINSKVSGYIRQIRYAENQAVKAGDTLVVLDNRDFEVPVAEAKAALANAQAQLLNLASTVQTSQRSSQVSQSQIGAAKARLVQQEQDFARYQQLLADEAVTRQQFERQQSALAVARSDYQALAGSYQTSLSRVNESQGQRAVLQAEIRRRQALLRKARLDLSYTIVTAPYTGVMGRQTIQEGQLIQAGQPLAYIVNRQAGKWITANFKETQLSYLHVGQPVRIITDAYPDQTFAGRIESLSPATGARFSLLPPDNATGNFIKVIQRLPIRIQLIDQPAKTAQLAAGMNATVTVAK, encoded by the coding sequence ATGATTCAGCCGACGACCTCACCGCAACGCACTGATCGCCTCGTGGCGCGCATTACGACCACCATAGCCAGCCTGCTGGTACTGGCCCTGCTCGTGTGGGGCAGCCGCATTGGGTGGCAGATGCTCCACTACGAAAGCACCGATGATGCCCAAGTGGAAGAATACATCAATCCAATCAACAGCAAGGTTAGCGGCTATATTCGCCAGATTCGCTACGCCGAGAACCAGGCCGTGAAGGCTGGCGACACGCTGGTGGTGCTCGATAACCGCGACTTCGAGGTGCCTGTTGCCGAGGCGAAAGCCGCCTTGGCTAACGCCCAGGCTCAACTGCTCAACTTGGCCAGCACTGTGCAAACCTCGCAACGCAGCTCCCAAGTAAGTCAAAGCCAAATTGGCGCGGCTAAGGCCCGGCTGGTGCAGCAGGAGCAGGACTTTGCCCGCTACCAGCAGCTGCTGGCCGATGAGGCCGTGACGCGCCAGCAGTTTGAGCGCCAGCAGTCAGCCCTTGCTGTAGCCCGCTCCGACTACCAAGCTTTAGCCGGCAGCTACCAGACGTCCCTCTCGCGGGTGAACGAAAGCCAGGGCCAGCGCGCCGTGCTGCAAGCCGAAATCCGGCGGCGGCAGGCCCTGCTGCGCAAGGCTCGACTCGACCTTTCCTACACCATCGTGACGGCGCCCTACACCGGCGTGATGGGCCGTCAGACCATTCAGGAGGGCCAGTTGATTCAGGCTGGGCAGCCGCTGGCCTATATCGTGAACCGGCAAGCGGGCAAGTGGATAACGGCCAATTTCAAGGAGACCCAGCTATCGTACCTGCACGTAGGACAGCCGGTGCGCATTATTACCGATGCTTACCCCGACCAAACATTTGCGGGTCGTATTGAATCGCTGTCGCCAGCTACGGGCGCGCGGTTTTCGCTGCTTCCGCCCGACAACGCCACCGGCAACTTCATCAAGGTGATCCAACGCCTGCCTATCCGCATCCAGCTCATCGACCAGCCGGCGAAGACCGCGCAGCTCGCGGCGGGCATGAACGCCACCGTGACGGTGGCCAAGTAA